In Nematostella vectensis chromosome 11, jaNemVect1.1, whole genome shotgun sequence, a genomic segment contains:
- the LOC125573769 gene encoding uncharacterized protein LOC125573769 gives MASGYVLPPPAPLEIHNSNAADKWKRFVLAWKNYSLATGLNEKAEAVQVATLLTVIGEEAREVYSTFTLTEGETDKIEPVIKKFAEYCQPRKNVPFERFRFNQRMQEPGESYEHYRTALRKLAESCEFDTITPDEILRDRLLFGIHDTKVRERLLRESKLTLAKTDEICRAAESMLAQMKIVKDTSETDVNAVSKFESKKPNIKNYRRKQRGQGKQCDNCGYQHMANPESCPARGKDCRKCGAKNHFANRCKQEVKATEVEETDMYPEETYQTEEVLAVWLDDSQLVTFQSESGSFIRFQPDTGAQCNVLPVHIYKQACNDHKLVKVKPVQTSLVAYGGSKIP, from the coding sequence ATGGCCTCAGGATATGTCTTACCGCCGCCGGCGCCGCTGGAGATACACAATAGCAATGCTGCTGACAAATGGAAGCGATTTGTGCTCGCTTGGAAAAACTACTCGTTGGCGACTGGGTTGAACGAGAAAGCTGAAGCCGTACAAGTAGCTACGTTGCTAACAGTTATCGGTGAAGAGGCGAGAGAAGTCTACTCGACATTTACCCTGACCGAAGGAGAGACAGACAAGATAGAGCCTGTCATAAAGAAATTCGCCGAGTACTGTCAACCAAGAAAGAACGTGCCGTTCGAAAGATTCCGTTTCAACCAGCGAATGCAAGAGCCTGGAGAGTCCTACGAGCACTATAGAACAGCGCTGAGAAAATTGGCCGAGTCCTGCGAGTTTGATACGATTACGCCAGACGAAATACTTCGAGATCGGTTGTTATTTGGAATACATGACACGAAGGTCAGAGAAAGGTTGTTACGCGAGTCCAAATTAACACTAGCGAAAACAGATGAAATTTGCCGAGCGGCTGAGAGTATGCTTGCTCAGATGAAAATAGTCAAAGATACATCTGAGACAGACGTCAATGCCGTGAGTAAATTCGAGTCGAAGAAACCCAACATCAAAAATTATCGGCGAAAGCAACGAGGTCAAGGCAAACAATGTGACAACTGTGGATACCAACATATGGCAAATCCGGAATCGTGTCCCGCACGAGGAAAGGACTGCCGGAAGTGCGGAGCGAAAAATCACTTTGCCAATAGATGCAAACAGGAAGTCAAGGCTACCGAAGTCGAAGAAACAGATATGTATCCTGAGGAGACATATCAAACGGAGGAAGTATTGGCCGTCTGGTTGGATGATTCGCAGCTGGTCACATTTCAATCAGAGTCTGGAAGTTTCATCCGTTTCCAACCTGATACTGGTGCACAATGCAATGTGTTGCCAGTGCACATATACAAGCAGGCGTGTAACGACCACAAGCTAGTAAAAGTGAAACCCGTGCAAACGTCCTTAGTGGCGTATGGGGGATCAAAGATCCCATGA